The sequence TACGCGATCTCTGAGGCGACAAACATGTCGCCCAGACGCCGCCCTTCGATCGTGATGTCGTAGACCAGAACGACGCCTCGCGGAAACTCACCGTCGATTGGCGCGATGCGCAGCAACGTGATGAACAAGCGGCCGCCGAACCCGTGAACCGCGCGAACGTCCGGCTCGCTCCGACCTATGACGCCATACGTAGGCGGCCGACGCACCTCGCCCGAGACATAGCTTGGGCGCCGGCTCGTCGCGAGCCACACGTAGATTCCATTCACATCGGCGCGCCTGAGGATTGGGCCCGCCAGCACGAGCGGAAGCTCTCCTGCCGCCAATGCAGCTCGCGTGAGAGACATCCTCGTCTACTCCCACACCTTGAGATCCATCGGCAGCCCTGACTCGACGATTGCGAGATCCGTGGGAACGGTGACCCGCCAGCGAACCGGATTTCCGAGTTCATCGCGAACCGGCGCATCCATCGGTTGCGCGAACGCCGCCTCCAGCTCCGCTGAGAGTGCGAGATACGCCGGATCTCCAATCGATGGAAGCAGCGTGGAGTCCGGGAGATTTCCGGTGTTCAGTACATAGTGAACTCGCCATTCGAACTCGCGGCGCACCGGAACTACGACCCGCGCAGCGCCCGCCCGCAGGAAGGCCTGGCACGCCGCGTCTTCATGCGTCTCCGCGGCACTCGCGGGCCAGGTCGTGCGACGTCCCCAGCAGTAGGGGTAGAATACGTATCCCATCTGCTCCCATTCGAATGCTTGTTCGATGAACCTTGCCACGGCCCCGTCGCTCTGCGCCTTCGCGACGTCGGGTTCGGGGTAGTTGGACGGCACGCTCGCCGCGCCATCACTCTCGGGCGACACCGCACCAAGTTCGAGGTCCGTGAGGCGGCGACGCAGCAAGATGGCGGACAGGGACCGTTTCAGCTCTTCGCGTTCGATCTGGCGACATCGACCAGGAGTGCTCGCGGCGAAGCGGCCCATCCCCGCCGGCGCATAGGCCAGCGCGGCCTCTCGCTCGCGCTCCTCCGCCTCCAGCTTTCGCAGTTGCGCGAGGATCGCCGCAAACGTCTTGTCCTGCCAGGCAACTCGAGCCTCTGGCGTCATGGCACATTCGACATGAACCACGACCGAGCCGTCTACCTTGTTTGCTTCACTGTGAGCTTCGAACGCGATGGTTCCGCGCACTCGCGGAAAGAAGGACAATCGGTCACTGGCGAACGTCTGGGTTTTCTTGTCCGAAGAATCCGCGAAGACCAAGATCTGCGGTATTCCTCCGACCGCGACGAAGAACGGAGATGGATCCGCGTTGGGATTGCGAAACGTCCCCGTCACGACCGCCGAAGTCGCCTCGTACCCGCTGGGAATCTCGAGGGTGCCCTTGACGATAAATCCACTATCACCGTCCGCTGCGGCCACGTGCGCCGACGAGAGCGACAACGTCAGCTGTTCCGGGCCCATGAGCCCCTGCACGCCGTACGTCGCGGCCCACTTACCGTAGTACTCCGTCGCACCGTCATTGCCGCTTGGCAGCATCGCCAGGTCGACTGGCATGACCGGCACCATCGCGCCGCTCGCGTCTGCCTTGACGAAGGGCGGCGGAGCCTGCGATGGCGCGGCCTGGCGCTGAGTTCGCTCGATCCATCTCAGGAACGCTGCAGGCTCAGGGACCATCGCATCCACGATCATCCGCCCTGGTTCGAAGAATAGGCCGCATTCGTGTTCTGCATCGACCCACCGATAGACACCAACCGCGTGCTCGGGGCCCGGCGAAGTCGACACGTGCGTTTCCCCCCGTTTCCGTGTAAACGTGAGACGGTTGCGCTGCGACGAACTCACCCGCTCGGTGAGCTTGGACGCACTCTTGCGGGTCACCTCCTTTGCAACCTCGCTTGCATTCTTCACCGCGGTCTCCTTCGACCGCTGGAAATCCATGCTGGTACTGGCAGAGATGTGGAAGCCACCCCCGCCGTAGCCCACGTCGAGCCCTGCCTTCACGCCGAACTGCTCCTTCGACTTCGACTCGATCTCCTGCTTGAATGCGAACCGATCGACTACGCTTGTCTCCTCACTCGTCTCGGTCTGGCTCTCCGATTCCTCGGTTCGCTCGGACTCTGAAGTCATCGTTTCCTTGGTCTCGAGCGTTCGAGTCTCGCCTGCCATGACGTTTTCGATGGCCTTGATCTCGTGCGCCCGGTACGCAATCACATGATGGCGAAGCGAGAACACGTCCATGATTCCGTTCATCGGCACTTCGCCCGTCGCTGGAGCGATCAGCGGGAGGGCGACCACTGGGTCCTCCACCTGGGCAGCGACGTCCTCGCCGGACAGGTTCGCGCCGTTGAACGCGATGAGCCTGATCAGCTCGAGCGCCCGCAGTGCTCGAACCGCCGCGGCCAGCGGAACTGGGCTGCGACGCAGCATCACGTAAGCGACGAGAACTGTGTCGCACACGCGGTCGCGAGCACGTGCCCATGCCGCAGGATCGCTGAAGAGCGGCAGCAGGTTCTGAAACTCCGACCGGACGAACCCGAGCAGTGCGCTCGGCGCCAGCCGCGTGGCTTTGAATGCCGCGACAAGCTCATCAAGGCGCCACAAGTCGCCTTCCCAGCGGTCGACGACTGCCTCCGGAAAACGCTTCACTAGCATTGCTACGCTGCCGCGAAGATCTGGGTCGCGTTCTGCGATACGCTCCATGACTCGCGCCTGCAACTCTGTGTTGGTCGTGATGGAGATCGAGGGTGCCTTGAGTGGTGCCGCGCTACGAAACGCGACCATACGAGTGATTTCGTCCATGGGTCTAACCTTTGCGTTTTCGAGTATCTGGGAGCACGTACGCTCGACCGTACCTCGCCTCTCGAGTCACGGGCGATGGAGCGTCCGTCGAGGGAGTGTCGCGCGGCGCGGCAAATGATCCGCAGGGGCACGTGAAAGGTCGCGTCGGCTGCGGCCCGTGGTCCCATGCATGCACGCGCCCTGTGGCACGGGGCGCTCGTCGAACAGGTGCGCCGGCCCGCCCCGGAGGCGGCGTCAGGTCGCCGCGCCGAGCTGCTCGCGGATGCTCCGCGCCCAGCGCTCGAGGTCGGTCGAGGTCGACTCGACGGCGCCCGCTTGACCATCGATGGCCGCCAGGGCGAGGCGCAGTCGCTCTCGCGCCCGGGTACGTCGGCCGCGAATGGTGTTGGCGTTGGTCGCGAGCACGTCGGCGATCTCTGGATCCGACATGTCTTCCCAGTAGTAGAGCTCGAGCACGGTCTGGTGCTCGAGCGTCAGCGAGCGCAGGGCCTGCAGTACCAGACGCTGCTCGGCGCGTTGAGCGAGCACCGACGACGGGCGCGGATCGACGGCGGCAATGCTGATGTCTTCGAGCGGCTCGACCTGATGCCGGTACCGCTCGCGCAGGTGCTCCAGCAGCACGAGGTGGGCGATGCCCAGCACGAAGCTGCGCGCGCTGCCGCGGCCATCGTAGCGCTCGCGGATCTGCTGCACGCGGGTGAACGTTCGCTGCGTGAGTTCGTCGGCGTCGTCTCCGACCTTGTTCACGAAGAAGCCACGGACGCGTCCGAACACCGCCAGGACCCCCGCGGCCCAAGCCTGCTGCCGGACATCCAGCAGCTGCGCCCACGGGTCGTCGGCGGCGGTCATGGCGGGCCGTACGGTACCACGTCGAGCCACACGAATCCTGGGACCCGCTCGTCGGTCGCGGGCGGCCCGACGCCACCGGGCAACGGGGGATCATCGGGATCAGTTTCGGGTTTCTGCGACACTCCTTGGTGGTGGCGCCAAGCCAGGACGACGGTCGGTTCCACGACCCCACTGCAGCGAAGCTCGTCGCGGCGGCACCGCACGACGACCTCGACGCGCGGGTCGCCGCGGTCGACTACCTCCGCAGCCTCGGCGTCGAGCATCCCCCAGTCGTCATCGCTGGCTACGTACTCGAGCGGCGCATCGGTAGCGGCGGCTTCGGCAACGTCTACCTCGCGGCGCAACCGAGCCTCGATCGCCGGGTCGCCATCAAGCTGCTCCATCGCCAACGGGTGGGGCGCGAGGCGTCATCCCTGCGTCGCGAGGCACACGCGCTCGCCCAGCTCAACCACCCCAACGTCGTACAAGTCTTCCACGTTGGGGACGCGACGGAGGGCACCTTCATCGTCATGGAGTACGTCGAGGGAGCGTCGCTCGACGCGTGGCAGCGCGACCGCTCATGGCCCGAGGTCCTGGCGAAGTACCGCGACGCAGCGCTCGCGCTGGCGGCCGCCCACGACCGAGGGATCCTCCACCTCGACTTCAAGCCCCAGAACGTACGAGTCGGCGTCGATGGCCGCGCGCGCGTGCTCGACTTCGGCCTCGCCGGCGGCCCCGGGATCGCGCGGGGCTCGACCTCGGAGCAGCCGTCGCTCGGCGCCGGGACGCTGCGCGTCACTCGAGCCGACGGTGCGACCGTCGGATATGCGGCACCAGAGCAGCTGTTCGGCGGCGTCGTCGAGGCCGCGGCCGATCAGTACGCCTTCTGTGCCGCGCTTCACGAGGCACTCCACGGCGTCCTGCCGTACACCGCTGCGGATTGCCTTTCGATGGCCGTGGAGCAGGCGCCGATGCCCGCGCGGCGTGGCGCGAAGCGCTGCCCGACGTGGATCGATCACGTGATTCGGCGGGGACTACGACCGCGGCCCGGCGATCGGTGGCCGTCGATGCAGGCGCTGATCCACGCCCTTCGCGGGCCGGCGCGCCTTCGGCAGACGGTGGTCGCGGGCGTGGCCCTGTTCGCGACCGTCCCCGCAGCACTCGCAGGCGCGCGCGCTGGGCGGGCTCCCGGCTGCGACGACGTGGACGGGCCTTCGCCTCCTGCATGGAGCAGCGCGCGGCGCGAGGCGGTCACGCGTGCGCTGCACGGCGGCGGTGACACGTTGCCGGCATCGTCTGCCGCGGCGGTGCTCTCACGGCTCGACGTGATGTCCGCCACCGCCGACCGCGAGCTCGAAGTGGCCTGTAGCGCCGCCGCATCCGATGAGCACCGGCTGGACTGCCTGCGACGGTTCACGGCGCGATTCGACCGAGCCACCGAACTCATTGCGAACCACGGCGAGGGCACGCGCGCCGATGCGCTCCTCGAGGTGGTCGGCGACGCCGCCGAGTGCCACGCAGGAAGGACCGACGGCAGGCTGGACCCCGTCGCGGCGGATGAGGCCGCGGCGGTGCTCGCCGACCTCGATCGCGCGCGACTCGACCTCGCTGCCGGCCGCTTTGCCGAAGCCGACGCGCGCACCCAGGCGGCGATGCGAGCGACCCGCATGTTCGACGCCGCGGCGGTCGTCGCAGAGGCACTCCTGGTCCGAGGCCTCGCTGCGGACGCGCTCGCGCGGGACGCCGACGCACTGCAGGACCTCGAGTCCGCCGCGCACGCCAGCGTTGCCGCCGGACGCGACGACCTCGCCGCAGAGGCGTGGCGACGCGCCGCGTGGGTGGCCGCCACCGATCTCGGCGATCTCGACCGCGCGTGGCGGAACGCCCGCGCGGCCAAGGTCGCCGCCACGCGACTCGGCCCCGAACCCCGCACCCGCGCCGAGCAGCTCCACGTCGAGGGCTTGCTGCTACGCCTCGGTGGCGATGCCACGGGGGCCGTCGCGCGACACGAGCTCGCGCTGTCCGAGCTCGGCGACAGCGTAGCGGCGGATGATCCCAGCTGGATCTCCTCGTGGCTGCTGCTCGCGCACGCGCACGCGGATGCTGGCGGCACCGATTCCGCGAGTACCCTGTACGAACGCGCCGAGCGTCTCGCGATCGCTCGACTCGGCCCGCTCCACCCGCGCGTCGCGACGATCCTGCTATCGCGGGCGATGATTGCCCGTGCCAGCTATGACCGCAGCCGTGACCCGAATGTCCTCGCGCAAGCGGATGCGACGCTGGCCCGCGCGGCAGAGATCATGCAGTTCGGGTCCGGCCACAACGACGACGTGATCGCCACGATCACCACGCTACACGCCGAGGTAGCTCTGTTGCGCGGTGAACTCGACCGCGCGGGTCGCCTCGCGGCGACGGCCTGGGACCTGCAGCGCGAGCACCTCCCGGAGGGCCACCGCGAGCGGGGCAGCGCGCTCGCCGTGCTCGCGCGGGTCGAACTCGCCCGCGGCGACTGGGAGGGCGCACTACGCGTGCATCGAGAGTATGCGCTGGAGCGCGCGCACTTCGACGACGACGCAACCCTGCCTGCGATCGAGAACAACCTCGGCTGGTTGGAGCTTCGGCTCGGACGCCCGGAGAACGCCCGAACCCACCACGAGCGCGCGCTCGCCGACGGCGACGACGTGCAGCGGGCGTACGCGCGCGGCGGGCTCGGCCACGCGGCACTCCTGCTCGACGGACCCATGGTCGCCGAGGAGCAGCTCGCGGGCGCGCTCGCGTCGGCGCAGGCACTCGGCGAGGCCGCGCCCGCCGATCTCATCGCGGAGATCGAGTGGCACCTGGCCGAGGCGCAGCTCGCCAACCACCGCGGCGCGAGCTCGGTGCGAACTCATCTCGAGCGCGCTGTCGCATACTATCAGGCGAGCGGCAGCGACGCCCTCGCAATCGAAGCGCTCGGCCGCCTCGCACGGCAGCTCCCGGGCGCGCATCGCAGGCCACGAGACCACGAGTAACGCCAATATGTTCACGGTCACGTACCAAGATGGAAGCAGCTTCAGCGCGAGCGACAACACGATCACGATCGTCGCGGTCGTCGACGGTGACTACCGTCACCGCGACCGGCCGATCGACGCCATCGCTTTCGCCATGGGTCAGGCCTCGGAGGCCCGGGTCGAGGTCGTCGCGAGCGGCACCAGCTTGCCCGTGCAGCTGTGCTTCGGCGGCGGGGGCCCCAGTGTCGGGCTGCCGGTCGCCACGCGCTGGACGGCCGAGTCGCCCACCAAGGGCACGCTTGCGATGTCACTGCCCGCGGGTGCCAACGCCCAACACGCGACGCGACTCGAGGCGAGCGGCGGTGGCAACATCGAGATCACCCTCACGCGCTGACGGCACGAGGTCGAGATGCCCAACTACCGCATCATCTACATGGACGGAAAGACCGCCGACATCGACGACCGCGTGCTGACGCTGGTCAATCGCGTGCCGTCGCCACTGCCCCCGCCGACGCAGCCGTGGACGAGCTACCAGCACAACGGCAAGATCGTCCGGGAGCTTCGCACCACCGGGCCGAGCGCGACCTTGGTGGTGGTGGCGGGCGATGGCGGCGCGGTCGGTGAGCAGAACGTTCGCATGGCGCTGTGCACGACCGCGGGGCACAGCTGCAGTGCGGTCTGGCAACCAAGCGCCGCGGGTGTCCAGCTCGACCTGCGTGCGGACGCCGCATCGACCGGTTTCGACATCACCGACATGCACCTTCCGCCGCAAGCGCTCCGGGTGGTTCTGATGCGACCGACTCTGTAGCGAACGGCGCTCGCGACACCCGCTTGCCACGATGCGTACTGCCCTCCTCGTCGGCGTCGAGAGCTGTCCCGCCGCAGACCTGCGCGGCCCCGCGGCGGACGTCGCATTGGTGCGCGCGGTAATCTGCGAGCGGTTCGAACTGCTAGCGCGGACGTTGCCGAATCGCGCCGCGACCCGCGACGGGGTGCTCGCCGCGCTCGACGAGCTGGTCTCGGCGGCGCGCGAGCGCGACAGGTTGCTGTTCTACTTCGCCGGTCACGGCACCCAGGTCGCCGACACGGGCGAGGGTCTCGATGAGACCGGCGCCGTCGACTACCACGAAGCCATCTGCCCGCACGACTTCAGCCGCGAGGACCCGTCGCGCGCAATCCGTGACACCGAGCTGCACCAGCTCTTCGCCAAAGCCATCGCGCGCGGCGCTGGCATCACTGCCATCTTCGACTGTTGCTTCGCGGGAGGCCTGGCCGCACGCGACGTCGTGCGCGGCCCCATCAACGCGGGCGACGAGGGTGTCCGGGCGCGCAGCCTCGCGACGATCGAGGGCCGGTGGTCCGAGGCCGTGCGCTCCGGAGTGCTGCGTCGTGTCCACCGCATGACCGACGTGCCGCGCACCCGCGATGGCGGGGCCTCACCGGTCGTCTTCGGTGCGTGTCTCGCCGGCTCGCTCGCCCGAGAGTGTCGCTACGACACCGAAATCCGCGGCGAGTTCACGCACCACCTGGCGGCCGTGCTGGCCACGGCGGCGCGCGGCATCACCAACGTCGCGGTGCGCGACGCAGTGCGAGCATCGATTGCAGCCAGCGACCCCTCGAACCGGTCACCGTCGCGCCCCGTGTTTGCCCCCGCCAGCGCCGACCAGGCCGTATTCCTGGACTAGCGGGCCCGCTGCACCCAACATCGCGAGGTCCACGATGTTCGTACGACCCCTCGAGGTGCAACTGTGCTGGTCCGACCGGGACCGTGAGTCGGTGGGTCCGCTCGCACGCGAGCTATACGAGTTCCTCGATCGGCCGCCTGGCGACGACCCGGTGCTGCGGCCGGGTCTCGGCATCGCAACCCGTATCGGATGCGACGCGATCCGCCTGGTCCAGGCACTGCGCGTCGGCGCGCTGGCCACCGTCGGCGTGCGTGTCGTGGTCGCGATGCTCGCATCGGCCGGCTATGCCGACGCCGGGTTTCGCGCCGCGATCGAGCAGCTCGCGGCCAACGACGGCGACGACCTCGTGCTCGTGCCGGTCGTGCTCGACCCCCGTTGGCTCGACGCGCTGTCGTCAGTGCGCGGCCGCACGATCGAGCTCTCCGCGCAAGCGCGCAGCGAAGACGACCGACGGTGGTCGCTCGGGGTCCACGTCGGCATCGAGGTCGCGCGCGCACTGCTCGGACCGGCGGGTATCGACGCGTGTCCGCAGATCTCGATCAGCCACGCCGCCGTCGACCAGCTCGCGAATGATCACCTCGCCGCGCGTCTCCACGAGCACCTCGTCACCCGCACCGCCATGCGCTGCGAGTTCAACGATCGCGACGAGGCCCGCGCGCAGCAGCTGCGGTCGCGGCTCCGCTCGTCGCCACGGGACGCGCTGCTGCTGGTGATTCGCACCGACGCCTGGTCGGAGAGCCCGTGGTGCACCGAGGAGCTACTGGTCGCAAAGAGCGAGCGCGTGCCCATCTTGACGGTCCTCGCGACCACCGCCGGTGAGCCGCGAGCCTCCGCGTATGCCGGCAACCACCGCACGGTGCACTGGCAGGCCGGACGCGAGTGGGAGGTCGCGGGCCGCTGCGTGCAGGCATGGCTGCAGCACCATCACTTTCTCGCATTCGGGCGCGCGGCGCTCGAGCTGGCGGGGCTGCCCCAGGACAGCACGGTGCTGTCGCGTCGACCGGAGCTGTTGGACCTCTCGGCCGACCCCCGCGCCCTCGTGGTCTATCCCGATCCCCCGATGCCCGAGGCCGAGCGCGACGTGCTGCGGGCGCTGCGGCCCGACGTACGCATCGCAACCCCGAGCACGCTGTTCGGACGCGTACTCCTCGACCGCGACACTGCACCGCCGCTGTGTGGCATGACACTCGCCTTCTCGCTCTCACCGAGTCCGACCCTCCCGGCGATCGACGAGCTGGTGATCGGCGCAGGGCTCACGCAGACCCACGCACAGGATGCCCTTGCGGCGATCGTGCTCGCGAGCGTGCACAGTGGCGCGCGGGTGTGCTTCGGCGGCGACTTCCGCCGGGGTGGTTTCGCCGAGCGCCTCGGTTTCTTGCTCCAGGCACACCGCCGACTGGGCCTCGTCGGGCGCCCGCGGCTGCTGTGTTTCCTCGCCGAGGGCCGCCGCTCGGGCGACGCGATCGTCGAGTACGAGCCGTACGAGGTCGCCTCGCCCGTGGGTGCCGAGGCGTGCGACGACGTCGAGGTCCGCTCCTGCTTGTGGCATCTCGCGATGCGTCGCGCTTCGTCGCAGATGGCCGAGGCGCGGCTGGTGCTCGGTGGGCGGGTGCGCCCGCGCATCGAAGACGGTGACGGCGGCTACCACGGCGCGTGGCCAGGCGTGCTCGAGGAGGCCTACCGCACCGTCCAGGCCCATCGCGCGCTGTATCTGTTGGGCGGCTTTGGAGGCTATGCGGGCGAGCTCGCACGCAGGCTCGACCTCGACCACGATGGCCCCGAGGTCGAGGCCGTCGATGCGCGGGTGGCCAACCTGCGCGAGCGATTCGAGGCCTCGCGGCTGCAGCTCGCCGCCCGCTCGGATGCCGACCTCGATCTGCTGCTGATCGAAACCAGTGGTCCTTTGCGTGAGGCGGATCTACGCGCGCGAGTGCGCGATGCTTGGCGACGCTTCATCGCTGGAGATGCGAGCGCGTGGCCCAATGGGCTCGATGTGGCCGAGAACCGCACGCTGTTCACGTCGACCGACGAAGTCGAGCTCGCGCAGCTGGTGTTCACCGGCGTGTCACGTCTGCGGCGGCGGGCAGCGCCGGCCGGCGAGATCCGCCTGCGCTGCTACCACGGCGACATCGCCTCGATCGCCGGCGTGGATGCATACGGGGTGACGCTCTCGCCGGGCTTGGAGCCGGTCGGCGCCTCGGCTGCGCTCGACGCCCGCTGCGGCGGTCGCCTGCGGCGCGCCGTGCTGGCTCGCGGCGTCGAGGTCGTCGCCGTGCACGGCGCCGCGCTGGCGGGACGCCACGTGATCGTGGCGACGCTCGAGCTACCGGAAGCCGGCGCGCCGCTGTCGGTCGCCGCCATCGAGGACGCGGCCGCCGCGGTCGGTGGTGCGTGCGCGCGGCTGGGGCTCACGTCGCTGGCGTGCCCGATCTTCGGCGCCACGCTGGGGATCGCGGTCTCGTCGGCCCTCGATGCCATGCGCCGCGGATTCGATCGCGCCGGAGCACCTGCGATCGTGACGTTCTGCGAGATCGACGGGGGGCGCGTGGCAGAGTTGCGCGCAGCGCTGCCCGCCGGCGCGTTCCAGGAGCTGCGTGAGGGCCCACTCCCGAGCGCGCCGCCACGCCGCACGTTGCTGCACCTCGGTGGCCGCGCACCGACGGACGAAACCCCCGGCGTGATCCATGCGCGACTGTTCCGCGACGACCTCGGCGCGGCGGTGCCCGGCGGTAGCTCGGGTCCGATCGACGCCGACACCTGGACGATCCTGCGTACGCGTGTGTGCACGATGGACGAGGCGCTCGCGCGCGGACAGCTGCTGTTCGAGCGTCTGCTGCCCGAGAGCGTGCAGCGCGAGCTCTGTGCGGAGCGCGACGGGCTGCTCTCGCTGCTGGTCGATGACGTCGCCGCCTCGCTGCCGTGGGAGGCGCTCGCCAGCGTCGACCCGAGCTGGACACCCGCGACCTCCGTGCCGTTCTCCCGTCGCATCGCCCTGGGTGACGAGGTCGGCACCCCGGCCGCCGCCACGCGGCGCAGCGGCCGACTGAGATTCCTGCTGGTGTTCGATGCCGCGGGTGATCTCGAGGGCGCGCGCGACGAGGCGCTGGCGGTCCGCACGGCGATGGCGGCCCGCGGCGACGTCGACCTCGTCGCGTTCCAAGGCCCCGCCGCGACGCTCGACGCGGTGACCGCGGCCCTGAGCACGGGGGCCTTCGACGTGTTCCACTATGCCGGGCACGCGAGGTTCGATCCGACCGCCCCAGAGCGCAGCGGTCTCGAGCTCGCCGACGGCGTGTTCACTGCGGCCCACGTCGAAGACGCCCACGTGCCGCGGCTGGTCGTGCTTGGGGCCTGCGAATCGACCCGGCTGCGCGGCCCGTCGTCCGCCACGCCGGCCGTCGTTCCGACCGCGGCGCGGTGGTCGTTCGCCGAAGGGCTGCTGCGACGCGGCGTGCGATCGATGCTCGGCACCAGCTTCGTCGTGAACGACGACGCGGCCCGCGACTTCGCGCTCGGCACCTACGGCGGCCTGCTGCGCGGACTGACCCTCGGGCTCGCGGTCCGCGACGCCCGTGCGCGCCTGTTCGGCG is a genomic window of Deltaproteobacteria bacterium containing:
- a CDS encoding sigma-70 family RNA polymerase sigma factor; this encodes MTAADDPWAQLLDVRQQAWAAGVLAVFGRVRGFFVNKVGDDADELTQRTFTRVQQIRERYDGRGSARSFVLGIAHLVLLEHLRERYRHQVEPLEDISIAAVDPRPSSVLAQRAEQRLVLQALRSLTLEHQTVLELYYWEDMSDPEIADVLATNANTIRGRRTRARERLRLALAAIDGQAGAVESTSTDLERWARSIREQLGAAT
- a CDS encoding protein kinase; the protein is MAPSQDDGRFHDPTAAKLVAAAPHDDLDARVAAVDYLRSLGVEHPPVVIAGYVLERRIGSGGFGNVYLAAQPSLDRRVAIKLLHRQRVGREASSLRREAHALAQLNHPNVVQVFHVGDATEGTFIVMEYVEGASLDAWQRDRSWPEVLAKYRDAALALAAAHDRGILHLDFKPQNVRVGVDGRARVLDFGLAGGPGIARGSTSEQPSLGAGTLRVTRADGATVGYAAPEQLFGGVVEAAADQYAFCAALHEALHGVLPYTAADCLSMAVEQAPMPARRGAKRCPTWIDHVIRRGLRPRPGDRWPSMQALIHALRGPARLRQTVVAGVALFATVPAALAGARAGRAPGCDDVDGPSPPAWSSARREAVTRALHGGGDTLPASSAAAVLSRLDVMSATADRELEVACSAAASDEHRLDCLRRFTARFDRATELIANHGEGTRADALLEVVGDAAECHAGRTDGRLDPVAADEAAAVLADLDRARLDLAAGRFAEADARTQAAMRATRMFDAAAVVAEALLVRGLAADALARDADALQDLESAAHASVAAGRDDLAAEAWRRAAWVAATDLGDLDRAWRNARAAKVAATRLGPEPRTRAEQLHVEGLLLRLGGDATGAVARHELALSELGDSVAADDPSWISSWLLLAHAHADAGGTDSASTLYERAERLAIARLGPLHPRVATILLSRAMIARASYDRSRDPNVLAQADATLARAAEIMQFGSGHNDDVIATITTLHAEVALLRGELDRAGRLAATAWDLQREHLPEGHRERGSALAVLARVELARGDWEGALRVHREYALERAHFDDDATLPAIENNLGWLELRLGRPENARTHHERALADGDDVQRAYARGGLGHAALLLDGPMVAEEQLAGALASAQALGEAAPADLIAEIEWHLAEAQLANHRGASSVRTHLERAVAYYQASGSDALAIEALGRLARQLPGAHRRPRDHE
- a CDS encoding caspase family protein; the encoded protein is MRTALLVGVESCPAADLRGPAADVALVRAVICERFELLARTLPNRAATRDGVLAALDELVSAARERDRLLFYFAGHGTQVADTGEGLDETGAVDYHEAICPHDFSREDPSRAIRDTELHQLFAKAIARGAGITAIFDCCFAGGLAARDVVRGPINAGDEGVRARSLATIEGRWSEAVRSGVLRRVHRMTDVPRTRDGGASPVVFGACLAGSLARECRYDTEIRGEFTHHLAAVLATAARGITNVAVRDAVRASIAASDPSNRSPSRPVFAPASADQAVFLD
- a CDS encoding CHAT domain-containing protein: MFVRPLEVQLCWSDRDRESVGPLARELYEFLDRPPGDDPVLRPGLGIATRIGCDAIRLVQALRVGALATVGVRVVVAMLASAGYADAGFRAAIEQLAANDGDDLVLVPVVLDPRWLDALSSVRGRTIELSAQARSEDDRRWSLGVHVGIEVARALLGPAGIDACPQISISHAAVDQLANDHLAARLHEHLVTRTAMRCEFNDRDEARAQQLRSRLRSSPRDALLLVIRTDAWSESPWCTEELLVAKSERVPILTVLATTAGEPRASAYAGNHRTVHWQAGREWEVAGRCVQAWLQHHHFLAFGRAALELAGLPQDSTVLSRRPELLDLSADPRALVVYPDPPMPEAERDVLRALRPDVRIATPSTLFGRVLLDRDTAPPLCGMTLAFSLSPSPTLPAIDELVIGAGLTQTHAQDALAAIVLASVHSGARVCFGGDFRRGGFAERLGFLLQAHRRLGLVGRPRLLCFLAEGRRSGDAIVEYEPYEVASPVGAEACDDVEVRSCLWHLAMRRASSQMAEARLVLGGRVRPRIEDGDGGYHGAWPGVLEEAYRTVQAHRALYLLGGFGGYAGELARRLDLDHDGPEVEAVDARVANLRERFEASRLQLAARSDADLDLLLIETSGPLREADLRARVRDAWRRFIAGDASAWPNGLDVAENRTLFTSTDEVELAQLVFTGVSRLRRRAAPAGEIRLRCYHGDIASIAGVDAYGVTLSPGLEPVGASAALDARCGGRLRRAVLARGVEVVAVHGAALAGRHVIVATLELPEAGAPLSVAAIEDAAAAVGGACARLGLTSLACPIFGATLGIAVSSALDAMRRGFDRAGAPAIVTFCEIDGGRVAELRAALPAGAFQELREGPLPSAPPRRTLLHLGGRAPTDETPGVIHARLFRDDLGAAVPGGSSGPIDADTWTILRTRVCTMDEALARGQLLFERLLPESVQRELCAERDGLLSLLVDDVAASLPWEALASVDPSWTPATSVPFSRRIALGDEVGTPAAATRRSGRLRFLLVFDAAGDLEGARDEALAVRTAMAARGDVDLVAFQGPAATLDAVTAALSTGAFDVFHYAGHARFDPTAPERSGLELADGVFTAAHVEDAHVPRLVVLGACESTRLRGPSSATPAVVPTAARWSFAEGLLRRGVRSMLGTSFVVNDDAARDFALGTYGGLLRGLTLGLAVRDARARLFGAGRPDWANFVLYGDHGLTL